A window of Colletes latitarsis isolate SP2378_abdomen chromosome 11, iyColLati1, whole genome shotgun sequence genomic DNA:
ttaacaaagccttcatcaacaaattggtatatttaattttcgtcttattttggcctctagaatcccccattaaaatttttcccaggagtggccgaataccctgtatatagcgAAAATTTAAAGAAGTAGCATTCAAATTATagtacaaaattttttaattactacgagataaattaataaatttgtgaTGGTTAAATAGATCTATAAACGCGCAAAAGGTAAAGTAAATCCATAGAAGATATTATCGACTTCGAACAAGGTCTCTTGTCGAAGATGATATTCAGTTCGTCATAATGTTTCATTGTTTGTCGAGGATCAAAGATTTTATGGATTTTGTCTTCTCAGATGGCAGCGATTTGCAGGTTTACGATCTTATTGATGTTCTACTCGCTGCTCCATTTGAatcattggatcatcgtagctgtAAGTGCgacgattttattaaaaattacattcCTGTTGGTCGTGCAACGATATACAATGTATTATATCGTTTGTTATAGTTAACCACCGCCATCACATGTGCTTTCTTAATTGTCAAAGTGTTCCTTTTCGATGTAAGTTGTGAGATatgtaaattataaatgtaaGACGACGAAATTGTTATTTCACGACATTTGTTTTCAGTGGTCAACGTGCAATCAGCCAGTATTTCAAGTTCTTCTCATCCTCACATCTTTTGTATTGCCTTGGGTGGAAGCTTGGTTTCTCGATATCCGCGTTTTACCCCAAGAAACGCAAGCTAGAAATTGGTTTAACAGTACGTCACTTTCTTAATTTGTTATTATGAAAGTTCCTAAAAGTATTAAACGATCGTTACTGTTTAATTTCAGATTTTTCAGAAAATGAAAGACAACCGCTGCTACGTGGCGTTACTTCAGAGTCACAGTACACTAGCATCGAACCCCCTACTGGTACATTTTTTACGCCTATGGACTCCCCAAATCATTCTGATGATGAGGATGAAGGCTCAAGAAGACAAGGGGTTTCTAGAAATATGTTAAAATCGAATGACATGTTAGTGTCTAAGACGTTAACGCCACTTACATCAGCAATGGTAAGTGAAAATTATTCCTAGATACAAATTTAACATATTGACTGCCAACTACGTACAAATTATTTAGTAATAAGTGGCGGCCATTTCCTTGTTACAAGTcttattttcattttgaaacTCTGTATATTGATCTGGGAAGCTTGTGTAAATATTTAAACTATATTATAACACAGCTTGAACTTTCCCCTATTATCTGCAGATAGAAAACTACAAGAGAAAAGTATTTGTATTAGTGCAAAATTGTCACGATTTATTGCAATCGAAAAATTGGCAAATTGAAAGTATAATGCCAAACGGTGATATTATTTTTTACATGGACcgtcccaaaccagaaggaaaaatTTTGAAGATAGTGGTGAGCCTcattgaaacattaaatttcaaatttctataTTGTATTTAACTAATTTGATTAAATATCGCTTTTAGGGAGTCGTCGATGCCTCTGCCACTGTACTTGTAGATCAATTATTCGATGAGATTGAATCGCTACCGTCGTGGAATAAGCTTGTCACAGAGTCGAAAAAGATACAAGTAATATGGATTTAATTTTGATCTTCTATTTCCCATTGTAATTACATTGTTTTATTTTACTTGTTTGTTGATTAGCATATTGATAATAACACGGATATTGTTTACCAAGCCACGAGTCCTCAAGGTGGTGGTATTATTGGTGCTCGAGATTTCGTTATTCTGAGACACCGTGCTCAGTATGGTAACTACTATATCAACACTGGTACGTCGGTACCATTTTCATCGTTACCAAGTCGCAGTAATGTTGTtaggtaaattaaaaaaaaaaaagaaatataaatactAACGATAAAGTAATACTTTCTTACATCGCAATTGACCATCGAATATTTTGTCATAGAGCTGAGAACAATATAAGCTGTTGGGCCGCAGAAGCATTGCCTAATGAACAAAATAAATGTCGGTTCACGTGGATTATCAATACAAATTTGAAAGGATGGCTACCACAGAAAATAGTAGATAAATCAATGTCTACTGCATTAGTGGATTTCATGATTTATGTAAGAAAGTACGCGGATGAGCTGCAAAGACCGTCCGCTTAGCGTAAAATTCGCTTTGGTTACCGATCAGAGAAGGAAAGTCTTTCATGATCGTTCTTTGTATTTGTGTGATCGAAGAAATTTCGAATTTGTATAGCATTTCTGATGTGTTGAGAAGTACACAAAATTCTGACAAAATTCAAGCACAGTCTCTGCAATGTTTTCCACgcgttatacatatatattagaGAAAACTAAATGACAAAAGTAGAAAGAGTCTGTGAGTGTTTTATGTTGGAAAGTCGAGAGACTGACGGAAGGAAGGCAAAAGACTTTTTTTACACGCTCTGTATTTAATAAGCAAGAATTCTTGAAGTTAAGACACATGCGCTATGTataaagtatgcaaaaaaatttaatgttttagTTGCAATTATATAAAATGATGAGAAACAAACTAATTCTTTATGCGAGGGAAAATCAAAAAGTTCTGTTCCATTTTGTGATCAGGGACTTTGTTACCGAGGTATAAGTGGTTTAAATTTACGCCAAAAAAACACATACTATAAATCATTCTTTGCACACTAAAACTACGTACTTCTTGAAAGTTGTAATTGAAAATGATTTTTTACTACGATTACTTAGAATGTGATTATACAATGAATATGTTTACAATTACAAGGTATAAAAAATATGcggtttcaatgtacgaagaatTGTTGAAACTAGTATAAAACCGTATTGAAGTCTATATGCCTGTAAATTTGAAACGTTTGTATGTATCTGAACAAATAAGTCCCAGTGCACAAAATGGTATACTTTTTCAATTTCCCTTCGCGTGAAAGTCCcatcatttaaaaatatctcGTATATTGAATTAACACAAACATTTCAACATTCAAGTAAATGTATTATGTTTCCCAATCATCTTGAAGATGTGATTTAATACATTCTTTTATTGTTCATTTATATATCGTTCACATATAATTTTACCGTAATAaaatcaatatatattttacaattaGCCCAAATTATTCATAATACTTATGGCATTtgaatgtttttttcttttatatagcCTAGTTTCGTAATACGTGCATGCATTTGTATACAATATATTTGTATACAAATTCCCTATATTCCCTGTTTACTTAGTAAACTTtactgaaataaaaatattctaaatgTAAACGTAAAATGATACTATGCAAAATTATCTTTGTTAAAATAAATGATAAATGTTATTTTGAAATATTCGACTTAATTAAGGACTATGTAGCTAAGAAACTATCACATAACAGTGTACATATACACAAACGTATATTGATGCATAAATGTCTCGTGATTAATACAAATTCACATATCTAGAGAATTTCCAAAATTCAACTGTATGCTCATAATACACATTTAATCGCGATTTATACTCAAATGTAATTAACTCTGATTTCTTTTATTATAGTTTCGTCCATAAAATCATTACACTGATGCGTATACAGTGTAGAAAATGTAGCAATGCCATGAAATGTATTACATAATAAAAGCAAGAAACTTTGCTAAACGAATAGATAATTATACAAATAATTAGAGAGgcctttatattattttatattattgaaacgaataaataaaaattacgatCTACATTATTAGAAAAAAAGGAAATATATATTAAACTAATAACAtttgttttcattttttatcaatGTTCCAAGCCTTTATTAAATTTGATAAAATATATTGTAATAATTCTTTTATTAGAATCTTTCTCCCGACTTCTTTTATAATGCGCGCCCGAAAATAACGGGTACGTATTATAAAAGTACTCGCACAACCCTATTAAATATGGCGGAGACGTTACTATTAAAGAAAAATTGTTCTGattaaaatgtaattatttaagaaaaaaaacTTTA
This region includes:
- the Start1 gene encoding steroidogenic acute regulatory protein-like codes for the protein MAEDERQIRAAAELLLNSSINSQRSSRTQRSINRTPDIIVSEDLIAGAMQNGRMSSIRRFFCLFVTFDFLLIFLMWLICTMIAGESLKSAFINQIVHYHIKTSLFDIVMAAICRFTILLMFYSLLHLNHWIIVALTTAITCAFLIVKVFLFDWSTCNQPVFQVLLILTSFVLPWVEAWFLDIRVLPQETQARNWFNNFSENERQPLLRGVTSESQYTSIEPPTGTFFTPMDSPNHSDDEDEGSRRQGVSRNMLKSNDMLVSKTLTPLTSAMIENYKRKVFVLVQNCHDLLQSKNWQIESIMPNGDIIFYMDRPKPEGKILKIVGVVDASATVLVDQLFDEIESLPSWNKLVTESKKIQHIDNNTDIVYQATSPQGGGIIGARDFVILRHRAQYGNYYINTGTSVPFSSLPSRSNVVRAENNISCWAAEALPNEQNKCRFTWIINTNLKGWLPQKIVDKSMSTALVDFMIYVRKYADELQRPSA